One window of the Colletotrichum lupini chromosome 9, complete sequence genome contains the following:
- a CDS encoding 3-deoxy-7-phosphoheptulonate synthase, with amino-acid sequence MPGLDLEHEPLAADDVRILGQDPLIPPALLSSEIPMTDAALQTVVRGRNEAVDIIMGKDDRLLVIIGPCSLHDPATAIEYCARLKALAAKLSSDLCVIMRAYLEKPRTTVGWKGLINDPDIDSTFKINKGLRISRQLFSDLTTAGMPIASEMLDTISPQFLADFISVGAIGARTTESQLHRELASGLSFPVGFKNGTDGNLGVAIDAIGAAAAKHHFMGVTKQGLAAITRTKGNEHGFVILRGGSHGPNFDKENVQKAKDTLTKKGQKQAIMIDCSHGNSNKDHRNQPKVAAVIGDQLREGEKSIIGVMIESNINEGNQKVPAEGPAALKKGVSITDACIDWDSTVDVLEGLASAVRARRERNAGSANGNEDSHKVTHLEEE; translated from the exons ATGCCTGGTCTCGACCTTGAGCATGAGCCCCTCGCGGCTGACGACGTGAGAA TCCTGGGACAGGATCCCCTGATCCCTCCCGCCCTTCTCTCCTCCGAGATCCCCATGACCGACGCCGCCCTCCAAACCGTCGTCCGCGGCCGCAACGAGGCCGTCGACATCATCATGGGCAAAGACGACCGTCTCCTCGTCATCATCGGCCCCTGCTCCCTCCACGACCCAGCCACAGCAATCGAGTACTGCGCCCGCCTCAAGGCCCTCGCCGCGAAGCTCTCCTCCGACCTCTGCGTCATCATGCGCGCCTACCTCGAGAAGCCGCGCACCACCGTCGGCTGGAAGGGCCTCATCAACGACCCGGACATCGACTCCACCTTCAAGATCAACAAGGGCCTGCGCATCTCCCGCCAGCTCTTCAGCGATCTCACGACTGCCGGCATGCCCATCGCCAGCGAGATGCTCGACACAATCTCCCCCCAGTTCCTCGCCGATTTCATCTCGGTTGGTGCCATCGGCGCCCGCACCACGGAATCCCAGCTCCACCGCGAGCTCGCCTCCGGCCTGTCCTTCCCCGTCGGCTTCAAGAACGGCACCGACGGCAACCTTGGCGTCGCCATCGACGCCATTGGCGCCGCGGCTGCCAAGCACCACTTCATGGGTGTCACCAAGCAGGGCCTCGCCGCTATCACCCGCACAAAGGGCAACGAGCACGGCTTCGTCATCCTCCGCGGCGGCTCCCACGGCCCCAACTTTGACAAGGAGAATGTCCAAAAGGCAAAGGACACGCTCACTAAGAAGGGCCAGAAGCAGGCCATCATGATTGACTGCTCCCACG GCAACTCCAACAAGGACCACCGCAACCAGCCCAAGGTCGCCGCCGTCATCGGCGACCAGCTCCGCGAGGGCGAAAAGTCCATCATCGGCGTCATGATCGAGTCCAACATCAACGAGGGCAACCAAAAGGTGCCCGCCGAGGGCCCCGCCGCCCTCAAGAAGGGCGTCTCCATCACCGACGCCTGCATCGACTGGGACTCCACCGTCGACGTCCTCGAGGGCCTCGCCTCCGCCGTCCGCGCCCGCCGCGAGCGCAACGCCGGTTCGGCCAACGGCAACGAGGACTCGCACAAGGTTACCCACCTGGAGGAGGAGT